In Planococcus shixiaomingii, the DNA window TCTGCGGTAACTAAAGAATTTAGCACCGCTTCTTCGGTGGCTTCTCCGACTGCCCGGAATGCCAAATCCAAATCTTCTTCGTGAATGCAGCGCATAGTCAGCAGGTCTCCCGGTTTTTGATGGGGGATTTTGATGGCGGTTGAGAAACCGATGACAATTTCTCCGCTGCCATGTGTAATGATTGATCCGGTGCGTGATAATCCGGCTACCGCCCGTTTGATGATCCGGTTTAATTGCCGCTCCGACAGAGGAAGATCTGTAGAGACAATGATCATAACCGATCCTTTGTCTTTTTCTTCACGATCCTGCAGAATTTCCCTTTTCAATTGTTGTCCGACCGCTTTGCCGTTCACCCGGAGATCGCTTAGCATACCGAAATTTGAAAGCACCATGACGCCCATCATATATTCGGCGCCGTCTAAATTCATTTTCCGTGAAGCAGAACCGATGCCGCCTTTTAGCGAATAGCAAAGCATTCCCCTTCCTGCGCCGACGGCACCTTCTAGGAATTCTGGTGAAGCATCGGCCAAAGCAGCCTTTACATGCTCCGGCGTAACCGATTTCGCCCGGATGTCGTTCAAAAACATATCGTTGCATTCTCCGACAATCGGATTGACCGTGCCGGTTGTATGGCCGATTTCCGGATTCCTCTCGAGCATATAATCGATTAACGTATCTGCTACGGTGCCTATACTTAATGTATTTGTCAGCAATATCGGCGTTTCAAGCGTTCCTAGTTCCTCAAGCTGAACCGTGCCCATCGTTTTCCCGAAGCCGTTGATCACATGGCTGGAGGCGATCAACTTTTCTTTATAGATGTTTCCCTGATGAGGCACTATGGCCGTCACCCCTGTTTGCACGCGTCCATCACTGAGCGTTGTATGGCCGACTGCCACTCCCGCGACATCCGTAATGGCATTCAACGGCCCTGGCTGCAGACTGCCAATCACGACACCAAAATCTCGAATCCGTTTTTGGTTTAACACACTAACACCTTCAGTTCTATAGATTTACTGCTTTCCCTACTATACCAATAAGCCAAAAAAACAAGCAATGCCTCCTCTCAACAATTGAGGAAACCTTGCTTGCTCTTCAAGCACTTTATTGTTCAATCGGTCCTTCCAAAACGATTTTCCCGATGGTTTTCCCGGACATCAATTTCTCGTAAGCTCTTTCCAGATTTGCTGAGTTGATCGGCGTCATTCGTTCTGACATGGTGGTTTTGACTTTGCCGGCATCAACCCAGTCCGCCAGTTTATCAAGCAAATGGTGCTGCTTGATCATGTCATCTGTGTGGAACATCGAGCGCGTATACATCAATTCATAAGCAAACGTCACGCTTTTTGAAAAAAGCGCAATCGCCAGCGGTTTTTGGGCAGGCAAAATCGAACATATTTTTCCTTGCGGCAAAATCACTTTTGCCATTCCGCTCATGTGGTCATCTACATTCGTCAAGCAAAAAATGTAATGGACACCAGCCAGCCCAAGCTCTTTAAGTTGCGGCTCAAATGGCTCCCGGCGATTGATCGTGTAATCAGCGCCGTGTTCCATTGCCCATTCTTTTGTTTCCGGGCGTGAAGCGGTGCCGATTACCGTCAGCCCTAGCTGTTTGGCAATTTGGGTGGCAACCGAACCGACTCCACCCGCCGCACCGATGATCAAAATGCTCTTGCCGGCGTTTTCTTCAGGCATATCAGATACGCCCAAGCGGTCAAAATAGGCTTCCAATGCTGTAACGCTGGTTAACGGGAGCGCTGCGGCTTCAGCGAAATTCAGGCTTTTCGGTTTTTTTCCGACAAGCCGTTCATCGACCAAATGAAATTCGCTGTGGCTTCCTTGAGCTATGCTCGTTCCGGCGTAATAAACTTCATCACCGATATTGAATAACGTACAGCCTTCTCCTGTTTCCACGACAACACCAGCGGTATCGCGTCCGATGATGGTCAATGAATCGTCGTAGTCATTTTTCGCGTCGCGGGTCTTGTAATCGGTTGGATTAACCGATATTGCCCGAACTTCGACAAGCAAGTTTCTTTCTGTCGGCTCTGGACGCTCTACATCGATAAATTCCAATTTTGGCGGTTTTGTTTTATCACCCGGTTTATGAAAACCGAGGGCTTTCATCGTCTTCTTGCTCAAAGAGCTTCACCTTTCTTTCTGAAATTTATTCCAGCGGGGAAATATCTTCGACATAAGCATCGATCACTACCGGCTTGGAACTTTGTTTGGCCATTTCCAGTGCATTTCTTAAGTCTGCCCGATTCCTAGCTGTATAGCCAACACCGCCGCAAGCGGCAGCAAACGCTGCAAAATCAATATTGGCTATCTCAACATTAGTCGCGGGATTTCCTTTGTTTTGCTGTTCGTGCTCGATCAGTTGTATTTTTTGGTTGTTAAAGACGACAATCGTCATCGGCAAATTGTATTTGACGGCTGTAACAAAGTCTTGCATCCCCATGGAAAATCCGCCATCCCCTGTCAAGGCGATCACTTGTTTATCCGGATAGGCGATTTTTGCTGCGATAGCTCCGGGCAATCCGCAGCCCATCGTCGCAAGCCAAGCGGATAAGACAAATTGTTGCTTGGCGAGCTTCAAATAACGGGCCGTCCATATCGTCACGCTGCCGACATCAAGCGACACGACGGC includes these proteins:
- a CDS encoding zinc-binding alcohol dehydrogenase family protein; amino-acid sequence: MKALGFHKPGDKTKPPKLEFIDVERPEPTERNLLVEVRAISVNPTDYKTRDAKNDYDDSLTIIGRDTAGVVVETGEGCTLFNIGDEVYYAGTSIAQGSHSEFHLVDERLVGKKPKSLNFAEAAALPLTSVTALEAYFDRLGVSDMPEENAGKSILIIGAAGGVGSVATQIAKQLGLTVIGTASRPETKEWAMEHGADYTINRREPFEPQLKELGLAGVHYIFCLTNVDDHMSGMAKVILPQGKICSILPAQKPLAIALFSKSVTFAYELMYTRSMFHTDDMIKQHHLLDKLADWVDAGKVKTTMSERMTPINSANLERAYEKLMSGKTIGKIVLEGPIEQ
- a CDS encoding P1 family peptidase, with amino-acid sequence MLNQKRIRDFGVVIGSLQPGPLNAITDVAGVAVGHTTLSDGRVQTGVTAIVPHQGNIYKEKLIASSHVINGFGKTMGTVQLEELGTLETPILLTNTLSIGTVADTLIDYMLERNPEIGHTTGTVNPIVGECNDMFLNDIRAKSVTPEHVKAALADASPEFLEGAVGAGRGMLCYSLKGGIGSASRKMNLDGAEYMMGVMVLSNFGMLSDLRVNGKAVGQQLKREILQDREEKDKGSVMIIVSTDLPLSERQLNRIIKRAVAGLSRTGSIITHGSGEIVIGFSTAIKIPHQKPGDLLTMRCIHEEDLDLAFRAVGEATEEAVLNSLVTAEHVVGRDGNERPILMDLIEKFNISLS